Proteins from a single region of Punica granatum isolate Tunisia-2019 chromosome 8, ASM765513v2, whole genome shotgun sequence:
- the LOC116187255 gene encoding UDP-glucosyltransferase 29-like yields the protein MEERSGKRRNGMMSILMLPWLAHGHISPFLELSKRLSDRNITIYFCSTPVNLSPIKRRLARTKYSSRIHLVELHLPHLPDLPPHLHTTKHLPPCLMPTLKTAFDLSAPGFSITLGLLHPDLVVYDFLQPWAPVVALSQGIPVVEFFCTGAAMSAFSIWFLMNLGVESPFPELHLQDHELPGFVQLFERTANGIKDGDRWKRCTGRSVGVVLIKSFQEIETKYIDYLTIQMGKKFVPVGPLVEEDHQHDQEDDGKRVEMTEWLDSKGKNSTVFVSFGSEYFLSRREITEIAHGLEQSRVNFIWVIRFHGGGREGDLQRTGPLMDSLQLQDALPEGFLGRVRDRGCVIEGWAPQAEILRHPSTGRFLSHCGWSSVMEAMRFGVPIIAMPMHLDQPINARLVGEGVGVGLEVKRDEEGRFRREDVAGAVRSVMVERAGERVRKRAMELRDVMELRRERGKEDEEIDGAVEELLHVCGKTNLVKDQEINHRFLVPN from the coding sequence ATGGAGGAAAGGTCAGGTAAACGTAGGAATGGGATGATGAGCATTCTGATGCTTCCCTGGCTAGCCCATGGTCACATCTCTCCCTTCCTTGAGCTATCCAAAAGGCTCTCCGACAGGAACATCACCATCTACTTCTGTTCCACTCCCGTAAACCTCAGTCCCATCAAACGGAGACTCGCCAGAACCAAGTACTCGTCGAGGATCCACCTCGTCGAGCTTCACCTCCCCCACTTGCCGGACCTCCCTCCCCACCTCCACACCACTAAGCACCTCCCGCCCTGCCTCATGCCCACCCTCAAGACGGCCTTCGACCTCTCTGCCCCGGGCTTCTCCATTACCCTCGGCCTCCTCCACCCCGACCTCGTTGTATACGACTTCCTCCAGCCCTGGGCCCCCGTAGTCGCCCTTTCCCAAGGCATCCCAGTGGTCGAGTTTTTCTGCACAGGCGCGGCCATGAGCGCCTTCTCAATCTGGTTCCTGATGAATCTTGGAGTTGAGTCCCCGTTCCCGGAGTTACACCTGCAGGATCACGAGCTCCCGGGCTTTGTGCAACTGTTTGAGAGGACCGCCAATGGCATCAAGGACGGGGATAGGTGGAAACGGTGCACTGGGAGGTCAGTCGGGGTCGTCTTGATCAAGAGTTTCCAGGAGATCGAGACCAAGTACATCGACTATCTCACTATCCAAATGGGAAAGAAGTTCGTGCCGGTGGGCCCTCTAGTGGAAGAAgaccatcaacatgatcaggAGGACGACGGGAAGAGAGTTGAGATGACAGAGTGGCTTGACTCGAAGGGCAAAAACTCAACGGTATTCGTTTCGTTCGGTAGTGAGTACTTCTTATCGCGACGGGAGATAACGGAAATAGCTCACGGCTTGGAACAAAGCAGGGTGAATTTCATATGGGTCATCAGGTTCcatggaggaggaagagaaggaGACCTGCAGAGGACAGGGCCGTTGATGGACTCATTACAACTACAAGATGCTCTCCCTGAGGGGTTCCTAGGAAGGGTCAGGGACAGGGGATGTGTGATAGAAGGGTGGGCTCCACAGGCTGAGATCCTGAGGCACCCGAGCACCGGCAGATTCTTGAGCCACTGCGGATGGAGCTCCGTGATGGAGGCGATGAGGTTCGGGGTCCCGATCATCGCGATGCCAATGCACTTGGACCAGCCGATCAATGCGAGGCTGGTGGGGGAGGGAGTCGGTGTCGGGTTGGAGGTAAAGAGGGACGAGGAGGGGAGGTTCAGGCGGGAGGATGTCGCCGGGGCGGTGAGGAGTGTGATGGTTGAGAGGGCTGGGGAAAGGGTGAGGAAGAGAGCCATGGAGCTGAGGGATGTGATGGAGCTGAGGAGGGAGAGAGGTAAGGAGGATGAAGAGATCGATGGGGCTGTGGAGGAGCTCTTGCATGTCTGTGGGAAGACAAACTTGGTAAAAGATCAGGAGATCAATCATAGATTTCTAGTGCCAAATTAG